A window of Verrucomicrobiia bacterium contains these coding sequences:
- a CDS encoding prolipoprotein diacylglyceryl transferase, which yields MLLAGLAVSLVFWIRLARRDRRLLWIWLAALLGAFVGAKGMYLIAEGWRDWGHPDAWQRLAAGKSVLGALLGGYAAVELAKQRLGYPGATGDRFAVIVPLGLALGRLGCWLNGCCPGRVCDSPRWWTLPDAHGIVRWPAVPVEFGFNVAALVVLAVLRRRGQFPGNLFHLYLIAYGLFRFAHEFLRDTPNLIGPFSGYALAALAVAALGAIRFWQRTRGE from the coding sequence CTGCTCCTGGCCGGCCTTGCGGTGAGCCTGGTGTTCTGGATCCGCCTGGCGCGGCGCGACCGCCGGCTGCTTTGGATCTGGCTGGCCGCCCTGCTGGGCGCCTTTGTCGGGGCCAAGGGGATGTATCTGATTGCCGAGGGCTGGCGTGATTGGGGACATCCCGACGCCTGGCAGCGGCTGGCGGCGGGCAAGTCGGTGCTGGGTGCGCTGCTCGGGGGCTATGCGGCGGTGGAGTTGGCCAAGCAGCGGCTCGGATACCCGGGCGCCACCGGGGACCGATTCGCCGTGATCGTGCCGTTGGGCCTCGCGTTGGGGCGTCTCGGATGCTGGCTGAACGGATGCTGCCCGGGCCGGGTGTGCGACTCCCCACGCTGGTGGACGCTTCCGGACGCGCACGGCATCGTCCGCTGGCCGGCGGTTCCGGTCGAATTCGGATTCAACGTTGCCGCCCTGGTGGTGCTCGCGGTTCTGCGGCGCCGGGGACAGTTCCCGGGGAACCTGTTCCATCTCTATCTCATCGCCTACGGACTGTTCCGGTTCGCCCACGAATTCCTCCGCGACACCCCGAATCTCATCGGTCCCTTCAGCGGTTATGCCCTGGCCGCCCTGGCTGTCGCCGCTCTGGGAGCCATCCGCTTCTGGCAAAGAACGAGGGGAGAATGA
- a CDS encoding radical SAM protein, translating into MPTLAFRPRTELLKRTTTRCPVCRNAVPGEVWREGVAPGRVVLRRTCPQHGAFEATLASDARFYWMARGNACNDATGCCTPAGGSDAGGTLGRNAAGRQDGPFESLSTCLALIEIVNSCNLACPTCYAASPVGAGPAVDAVPLADLRRRIEGVIARKGGIEILQLSGGEPTLHPQFFELLEWAQGHDRIDFVLINTNGVRLAQDPEFAAHLARAAARKGLQLYLQFDGVQAAGQRRLRGADLRSVREEALEVCGRIGLPVTLAFTVTPENLGHLWEAIAFGLERPHVHGISFQPLFQSGRLPSGTPAGCVPRSLNVADVLRAAVDQSADRLQFEDFTPLPCGDPNCATIGYLLRLGGRVHSVSEFLNFSELQGFLKDKLNYRLEDLVRCGCETEPLGALLHQLELKASVAFRILVKPFMDAWTWDQDRIDRCCTHVIRPDGRLDSFCRYYSGFPDTRPAP; encoded by the coding sequence ATGCCGACCCTTGCCTTTCGTCCGCGCACGGAACTGCTGAAGCGGACGACCACCCGGTGCCCAGTTTGCCGCAACGCCGTGCCGGGCGAGGTGTGGCGTGAGGGCGTGGCTCCCGGACGCGTGGTCTTGCGGCGGACGTGTCCGCAGCATGGCGCCTTCGAGGCCACGCTGGCCTCGGATGCCCGGTTCTACTGGATGGCCAGGGGAAACGCCTGCAATGACGCCACGGGATGCTGTACCCCCGCCGGCGGGTCCGACGCCGGGGGGACGCTCGGACGCAACGCCGCCGGACGCCAGGACGGACCGTTCGAGTCGCTCAGCACCTGCCTGGCGCTGATCGAGATCGTGAACTCCTGCAATCTGGCCTGCCCGACCTGCTATGCGGCGTCGCCGGTTGGCGCCGGGCCGGCGGTGGACGCCGTGCCGTTGGCCGACCTCCGGCGACGCATCGAGGGCGTGATCGCCCGGAAGGGAGGCATCGAGATCCTCCAACTGAGCGGGGGCGAACCGACGCTGCATCCGCAGTTCTTCGAGCTGCTCGAATGGGCCCAGGGACACGACCGGATTGATTTTGTCCTGATCAACACCAACGGCGTGCGGCTCGCGCAGGATCCGGAGTTTGCCGCGCACCTCGCACGGGCCGCGGCGCGGAAGGGGCTGCAGTTGTACCTCCAATTTGACGGCGTGCAGGCCGCCGGTCAGCGGCGTTTGCGCGGCGCAGATCTGAGGTCCGTCCGCGAGGAGGCGCTGGAGGTCTGCGGGCGGATCGGCCTGCCGGTCACCCTCGCCTTCACCGTGACGCCTGAAAACCTCGGACACCTGTGGGAGGCCATCGCTTTCGGATTGGAGCGTCCGCACGTGCACGGCATCAGTTTCCAGCCCTTGTTCCAGAGCGGCCGCCTGCCATCCGGAACCCCCGCCGGCTGTGTTCCCCGGAGCCTCAACGTTGCGGATGTGCTGCGCGCCGCCGTGGACCAGAGCGCGGACCGGCTTCAATTCGAGGACTTCACGCCATTGCCCTGCGGGGATCCCAATTGTGCCACCATCGGCTACCTGCTGCGCCTCGGTGGCCGGGTGCATTCGGTGAGCGAGTTCCTGAATTTCTCGGAACTTCAGGGATTCCTGAAGGACAAGTTGAACTACCGCCTGGAGGATCTGGTGCGCTGCGGCTGTGAGACCGAGCCGCTCGGCGCCCTGTTGCACCAGCTGGAACTGAAGGCCAGCGTGGCGTTCCGCATCCTGGTCAAGCCATTCATGGACGCCTGGACCTGGGATCAGGACCGCATTGACCGCTGCTGCACTCATGTGATCCGACCGGACGGACGGCTCGACTCGTTCTGCCGGTACTATTCCGGCTTCCCCGACACCCGTCCGGCGCCGTGA
- a CDS encoding DEAD/DEAH box helicase, whose translation MAFTKLGLAAPIVEGVRAMGYTDPTPIQLRAIPLILEGRDVIGSAQTGTGKTAAFALPILSRLGAHAAAGPRVLVLEPTRELAAQVETSFRDLSRFTDLQIGLVYGGVGYGAQTDDLRRGIDVLVATPGRLLDHMQRGAARLDRVEYLVLDEADRMLDMGFLPDVRRIVERVPKTRQTCLFSATVPPDIASLIRWAMREPEVVEIGSRRSPAETVKHVIYPVEDEQKSELLLSLLDQMNWDSVIIFCRTRHRADRIGTFLRKHNHAVAILHSDRTQREREDALKGFRDGRFDVLVATDIAARGLDVADVSHVINYDVPTHPEDYVHRIGRTGRANTTGDAFTLMCVADRRHVADIERFIGRRIEQTMLDGFAYEKSVLFTEAGKPRPTKKVLGVFNRSGRTFRPKRRR comes from the coding sequence ATGGCGTTTACCAAGCTGGGGCTGGCGGCCCCGATTGTCGAAGGGGTCCGGGCCATGGGCTACACCGATCCCACGCCGATCCAATTGCGGGCGATTCCGTTGATTCTGGAGGGCCGCGATGTGATCGGGAGCGCCCAGACCGGCACCGGCAAGACCGCCGCGTTCGCGCTGCCGATCCTTTCCCGCCTGGGCGCCCACGCCGCCGCCGGCCCGCGCGTGCTGGTGCTGGAGCCCACCCGGGAGCTCGCCGCCCAGGTGGAGACTTCGTTTCGGGACCTGTCGCGCTTCACCGACCTGCAGATCGGCCTGGTCTATGGCGGCGTCGGCTACGGGGCGCAGACCGATGACCTGCGCCGCGGCATTGATGTGCTGGTCGCCACCCCCGGGCGCCTGCTGGACCACATGCAGCGGGGCGCCGCCCGGTTGGACCGCGTCGAGTACCTCGTCCTCGACGAGGCGGACCGCATGCTGGACATGGGGTTCCTCCCGGACGTGCGCCGGATCGTCGAGCGCGTCCCGAAAACCCGCCAGACCTGCCTGTTTTCAGCAACCGTCCCCCCGGATATCGCCTCGCTGATCCGCTGGGCCATGCGCGAGCCCGAGGTGGTGGAGATCGGTTCCCGCCGGTCCCCTGCGGAGACCGTCAAGCACGTCATCTACCCGGTCGAGGACGAGCAGAAGTCCGAGCTCCTCCTTTCCCTGCTCGACCAGATGAACTGGGATTCGGTGATCATCTTCTGCCGCACCCGGCATCGGGCCGACCGGATCGGCACCTTCCTGCGCAAGCACAACCATGCGGTCGCCATCCTGCACTCCGACCGCACCCAGCGGGAGCGCGAGGACGCCCTGAAAGGATTCCGGGACGGCCGCTTCGACGTGCTGGTCGCGACCGACATCGCCGCACGCGGACTCGACGTCGCCGATGTGAGCCATGTGATCAATTACGATGTCCCGACCCACCCCGAGGACTACGTGCATCGCATCGGCCGCACCGGCCGCGCCAATACCACCGGCGATGCCTTCACCCTCATGTGCGTCGCCGACCGCCGGCATGTCGCCGACATCGAACGGTTCATCGGACGCCGGATCGAGCAGACGATGCTGGACGGCTTTGCCTACGAGAAATCCGTGCTCTTCACCGAGGCCGGCAAACCGCGGCCCACGAAAAAGGTGCTTGGGGTGTTCAACCGGAGCGGACGCACATTCCGTCCCAAACGACGACGCTGA
- the leuB gene encoding 3-isopropylmalate dehydrogenase produces MSSPSLSIAALAGDGIGPEVMREALKVLRAAAGRFHLTLQVTEAPVGWAGIDAAGDALPPDTLGLCRRSDAILFGSVGLPDRDPTVPKEQRPERAALLRLRKEFRLFANLRPVRLPRELAHACPLRPERQGDGIDLLVVRELTGGLYFGTPKHTEATGTGQRAVDTMVYTTPEIERIARVAFATARQRRRKVTSIDKANVLENGILWREVVSRIAGEFPDVCLEHLFVDNAAMQLILRPTQFDVMLCENLFGDILSDEAAALAGSLGMLPSASLGDTSGGRVFGLYEPAGGTAPDIAGRDLANPIAQVLSAALMLRHSFGLDPAARAIEAAVQQVIASGLRTGDIHNPADPGARRVGTREMGDAIAAAVATGGV; encoded by the coding sequence ATGAGTTCCCCATCGTTGAGCATTGCCGCCCTGGCTGGGGATGGCATCGGGCCGGAGGTGATGCGCGAGGCGCTGAAGGTCCTTCGCGCCGCGGCCGGGCGGTTTCATCTGACCCTACAGGTCACCGAGGCGCCGGTGGGCTGGGCGGGCATTGACGCCGCCGGAGACGCGCTGCCGCCCGACACCCTCGGGCTGTGCCGCCGTTCCGACGCCATCCTGTTCGGCTCCGTGGGCCTTCCCGACCGGGATCCCACCGTGCCGAAGGAGCAACGGCCCGAGCGCGCGGCCCTGCTGCGGCTGCGCAAGGAGTTCCGCCTGTTTGCCAATCTTCGGCCCGTCCGGCTCCCCCGGGAGCTGGCCCATGCCTGTCCGCTGCGTCCGGAGCGTCAGGGCGACGGCATTGACCTGCTGGTGGTGCGCGAGCTTACCGGGGGGCTGTACTTCGGTACCCCCAAGCACACGGAAGCGACCGGGACCGGCCAACGCGCCGTGGACACCATGGTGTACACGACCCCTGAGATTGAGCGCATCGCCCGGGTGGCGTTTGCCACCGCCCGGCAACGGCGCCGCAAGGTCACGAGCATTGACAAGGCGAACGTGCTCGAAAACGGCATCCTGTGGAGGGAGGTGGTGAGCCGCATCGCCGGGGAGTTTCCTGACGTCTGTCTCGAACACCTCTTCGTGGACAACGCGGCCATGCAATTGATCCTGCGGCCGACGCAGTTTGACGTGATGCTGTGCGAGAACCTCTTCGGCGACATTCTTTCCGATGAGGCCGCGGCGCTTGCGGGATCGCTGGGCATGTTGCCCAGCGCCAGCCTGGGTGACACGAGCGGCGGACGCGTGTTCGGTCTCTACGAGCCGGCTGGCGGCACTGCGCCCGACATCGCCGGCCGCGACCTGGCGAATCCAATCGCCCAGGTCCTTTCCGCCGCACTGATGCTCCGGCACAGCTTCGGACTCGATCCTGCCGCCCGGGCGATCGAAGCCGCCGTCCAGCAGGTCATCGCCTCCGGACTGCGCACCGGCGACATCCACAATCCGGCAGATCCCGGTGCCCGGCGGGTAGGCACGCGCGAGATGGGTGATGCCATCGCGGCTGCGGTCGCGACCGGTGGCGTCTGA
- the recD gene encoding exodeoxyribonuclease V subunit alpha encodes MRTSTVDTLLAAPPFAGLDAAFADLMVRLAGEASPELRLAAALVSRRRDEGHVCLDLDALEGTTLSNDTGFQLAPPPIEPWIERLRRAPAVLGGPGDARPLILDGRRLYLRRYWDYEQRLAGALLQRAGDPIPIGDTPPAPELREILDALFPPRRGAGPDLQRLASLLALRHRLTVILGGPGTGKTRTVVRALSLLLATGTPLPRIAITAPTGKAVARLQETIRNASAEAAAGTHAIPLAALAAEAQTLHRLLKILPGTGHARMHAANPLSADVVVVDEASMVDLALMSKLLAALQPTARLILLGDRNQLAAVEAGSVLADLAAGATGTGWPREIAAAFETTGGGPLPILNTPASALDGCCVELRENHRFGRHSAIHRASEAIHRGDAVAALQALRPGDDREASAPGHACHRTLPYREALTEALRPIVLDGFDTAIGQGGPAAALAAADRFRILAAVRMGPYGVAAMNALAEGILRDAGRIGPGSWYAGRPILVTTNDPELALFNGDLGVVLPGADGRPGAWFSGPSGIPRCVAPSRLPPHETAHALTIHKSQGSEFESVLIVLPDRDAPILTRELVYTALTRARHRAELWAPESLLQKAIARRTHRASGLRDRLRKA; translated from the coding sequence ATGAGGACCTCTACCGTGGACACCCTGCTCGCCGCACCGCCGTTCGCTGGACTCGATGCGGCGTTCGCCGACCTCATGGTCCGCCTGGCCGGGGAGGCATCCCCGGAACTGCGCCTGGCCGCCGCGCTGGTGAGCCGGCGCCGCGACGAGGGCCATGTCTGTCTTGATCTGGACGCCCTCGAGGGGACGACCTTGTCGAATGACACCGGATTTCAACTGGCCCCGCCGCCCATCGAACCGTGGATCGAACGGCTCCGGCGTGCCCCCGCCGTCCTTGGCGGGCCGGGCGACGCCCGCCCGCTGATCTTGGACGGCCGTCGCCTCTACCTGCGGCGATACTGGGACTACGAGCAACGCCTCGCCGGGGCGCTGCTGCAACGGGCCGGTGATCCGATCCCGATCGGCGACACCCCTCCCGCCCCGGAACTTCGCGAAATTCTGGATGCCCTGTTCCCGCCGCGACGCGGAGCCGGACCGGACCTGCAGCGGCTCGCGTCGCTGCTGGCGTTGCGCCACCGCCTCACGGTCATTCTGGGCGGCCCGGGAACCGGCAAGACCCGGACCGTGGTCCGTGCCCTGTCGTTGCTGCTGGCCACCGGCACTCCCCTGCCCCGCATCGCCATCACCGCCCCCACCGGCAAGGCGGTGGCCCGCCTTCAGGAGACGATCCGAAACGCGTCGGCCGAGGCCGCGGCAGGCACCCACGCGATCCCGCTCGCCGCCCTCGCCGCGGAAGCCCAAACCCTGCACCGGCTCCTGAAAATACTGCCGGGCACCGGCCATGCCCGGATGCATGCCGCGAATCCGTTGTCCGCCGACGTGGTCGTCGTGGACGAGGCCAGCATGGTGGACCTTGCTCTGATGTCGAAGCTGCTGGCCGCGCTGCAACCCACTGCACGGCTGATCCTCCTGGGCGACCGCAACCAGCTCGCCGCCGTTGAGGCGGGCAGCGTGCTTGCCGACCTCGCCGCGGGCGCCACCGGCACGGGATGGCCCCGGGAGATTGCAGCGGCCTTTGAGACCACTGGCGGTGGCCCGTTGCCCATCCTGAACACGCCGGCCAGTGCCCTGGACGGCTGCTGTGTCGAGCTCCGCGAGAATCATCGGTTCGGACGCCACAGCGCCATCCATCGCGCCAGCGAGGCGATCCACAGGGGCGACGCCGTGGCGGCGCTGCAGGCCCTCAGGCCCGGGGACGATCGAGAGGCGTCCGCACCGGGGCACGCATGTCACCGGACACTTCCGTATCGCGAGGCTCTTACCGAGGCGTTGAGGCCCATCGTCCTGGACGGCTTCGACACCGCCATCGGGCAGGGCGGTCCGGCGGCGGCATTGGCCGCGGCCGACCGGTTCCGGATTCTCGCGGCGGTACGGATGGGGCCGTACGGCGTGGCCGCCATGAACGCGCTCGCGGAAGGCATTCTGCGCGATGCCGGGCGCATCGGGCCAGGCTCCTGGTATGCCGGACGCCCGATACTGGTCACCACCAACGATCCCGAACTGGCGTTGTTCAATGGCGATCTTGGGGTCGTCCTGCCCGGTGCCGACGGGCGTCCGGGCGCCTGGTTTTCCGGGCCGTCGGGGATTCCGCGCTGCGTTGCCCCTTCACGCCTGCCTCCGCACGAGACCGCCCATGCCCTGACGATTCACAAGAGCCAGGGATCCGAATTTGAGTCCGTGCTGATCGTGCTGCCGGACCGCGACGCACCCATCCTGACCCGCGAGCTGGTGTACACCGCCCTCACGCGTGCACGTCACCGCGCGGAATTGTGGGCGCCGGAATCCCTGCTCCAGAAGGCCATCGCCCGCCGCACCCACCGCGCCTCCGGACTCCGCGACCGCCTGCGGAAAGCGTGA
- the recB gene encoding exodeoxyribonuclease V subunit beta produces MKVSPQPFDLATTPLIPGVTLLEASAGTGKTYALAGIYLRLLLETDLGVDRILVVTFTEAATAELRGRIRGRLTEARQVLRAGTSSDPTLEAALLSGTASDQARRLQRLELALEGFDAAAVFTIHGFCQRVLREQPFRTRARLDAVLEPDMDALIQEAADNFWRRQFYEQPATRLLMACHAGLTPESLAALLRRHLGQAEPRVLPVADGQLPDAVLSAADDALSRALDLWRTDRDAITAHFGNEGGSWGNAPYNNSTRMEPLWAALDALSEDLGTPAGLDAIGMLSAESLEGKSYKRSRQPVPSHPFFEACTRVMAAVRNSGAAWRCELLATAPRELSRLKERAGLMGFDDLLHQVAAALRGPDGTALAHALRRRYGAALIDEFQDTDPLQWDIFERAFATPDMHVYLVGDPKQAIYSFRGADVFAYLRARDHADRCFTLGMNWRSSSCLVSAINHLFGRHECPFVLPEIRFHPVTAAGRADEEPLTIGGRAEAALELWWWDDREQGITRGEDRARHLAAATASAIARMLSADTRIGSRRLAPGDIAVLVDRHAEARAIAAALALRRIPSVRQTQESVFATREAADLQVLLEGLIDGASDAQRKAALMTQLAGVATRELANAREEGTAWEVWRERLAAWSDTWRRQGVLPLVETVMRERDTRRRLLAGPDGERRLTNYLHLGERLQEVASSGLEAPRSLATWLSRHRAQAAEQRNSPEENLLRLERDADAVQLVTIHRSKGLEYPLVFCPFPGRSVSDRGATALFHDPANDHQLHHDVGTPDLEAHLGSAAGEQFAENVRLLYVALTRARHRCVVVWSLGKDVEKRALSWLLHPPAGADCLDATGALEALRASLKDLPADTLRSVLEQVQSSQICVRPLPEPDDRPWTPPDAGPTAPSARTFHGVIRRDWGSASFSALVHGVAVDRADADEASPGDPAVPETPDPSLLPEFRGIAAGICLHEILEDPDSTSPDPATRLCLVEERLKANGFDPAAIGPRLEARVNVLTNAPLFDAIALAGVPAADCLREMEFALPLKHASPRAIAAALAGGPHGVLGPRLAASMERLTFPDIRGILGGFVDLIVRAAGRWWLVDWKSNWLGATPESYRPERLEQAMLSEHYALQYHLYLLALHRLLRNRIPGYDYDRDFGGVRYVFFRGVSPGSPGSGVFADRPAGELLYRLDATLLEALP; encoded by the coding sequence ATGAAGGTCTCGCCCCAACCCTTCGATCTGGCCACCACGCCGCTGATCCCGGGGGTGACCCTGCTGGAGGCGAGCGCCGGCACGGGCAAAACCTACGCCCTGGCCGGCATTTACTTGAGACTCCTCCTGGAGACCGACCTCGGGGTGGATCGCATCCTCGTCGTGACATTCACCGAGGCCGCCACCGCCGAGCTGCGCGGGCGCATCCGCGGACGCCTGACCGAGGCCCGCCAGGTGCTCCGCGCCGGGACCTCATCCGATCCGACGCTGGAGGCCGCCCTGTTGTCCGGCACCGCATCGGATCAAGCCCGCCGGTTGCAGCGACTGGAACTTGCGCTGGAGGGTTTCGATGCCGCGGCGGTCTTCACCATCCATGGCTTCTGCCAGCGCGTGCTGCGGGAACAGCCCTTCAGGACGCGAGCCCGCCTCGATGCCGTGCTGGAGCCCGACATGGACGCCCTCATTCAGGAGGCGGCGGACAACTTCTGGCGCCGCCAGTTCTACGAACAACCCGCGACCCGCCTCCTGATGGCGTGCCATGCCGGTCTCACTCCGGAGTCCCTCGCCGCCCTGCTCCGGCGTCACCTGGGCCAGGCGGAGCCCCGCGTGTTGCCTGTGGCGGATGGGCAGTTGCCGGACGCTGTGTTGTCGGCGGCGGACGACGCGCTGTCCCGGGCACTCGACCTCTGGCGGACCGACCGCGACGCCATCACGGCACACTTCGGGAATGAGGGAGGCTCCTGGGGCAACGCGCCCTACAACAACAGCACCAGGATGGAGCCCCTCTGGGCGGCGCTTGATGCGTTGTCCGAAGACCTCGGGACCCCCGCGGGCCTGGACGCCATCGGGATGCTGTCCGCGGAATCCCTCGAAGGCAAAAGTTACAAGAGATCCAGGCAACCGGTCCCGTCCCATCCGTTCTTCGAGGCATGCACCCGGGTCATGGCCGCCGTGCGCAATTCCGGCGCCGCATGGCGTTGCGAGTTGCTCGCCACCGCGCCGCGCGAGCTGTCCCGTCTGAAGGAGCGCGCGGGATTGATGGGATTCGACGACTTGTTGCACCAGGTGGCGGCGGCGCTGCGCGGTCCGGATGGCACCGCCCTCGCCCATGCGCTGCGCCGCCGGTACGGGGCGGCCCTGATTGACGAGTTCCAGGACACCGACCCGCTGCAATGGGACATCTTCGAGCGGGCGTTCGCGACCCCCGACATGCACGTGTATCTGGTCGGCGATCCCAAGCAGGCGATCTACAGCTTCCGCGGGGCGGACGTGTTCGCCTACCTGCGGGCGCGGGACCACGCGGACCGCTGCTTCACGCTGGGGATGAACTGGCGGTCCAGCTCCTGCCTGGTGTCCGCGATCAACCACCTTTTCGGCCGGCACGAGTGCCCGTTTGTCCTTCCGGAAATCCGGTTCCATCCGGTGACGGCAGCCGGCAGGGCCGACGAGGAGCCGTTGACGATCGGGGGCCGGGCGGAGGCGGCGCTGGAGCTGTGGTGGTGGGATGATCGGGAGCAGGGCATCACCCGGGGGGAGGACAGAGCGCGACACCTGGCCGCGGCCACGGCGTCAGCGATCGCCCGGATGCTTTCCGCGGACACCCGCATCGGCTCACGCCGGCTCGCGCCGGGCGACATTGCCGTGCTGGTGGACCGGCATGCGGAGGCGCGGGCCATCGCCGCGGCGCTGGCCCTCCGGCGGATTCCCAGCGTGCGCCAGACCCAGGAGAGCGTCTTCGCGACGCGGGAAGCCGCCGACCTGCAGGTGCTGCTCGAAGGCCTGATTGACGGAGCCTCCGATGCACAACGAAAGGCCGCGCTGATGACGCAACTTGCCGGTGTGGCCACCCGGGAACTGGCGAACGCCCGGGAGGAGGGCACCGCATGGGAGGTGTGGCGGGAGCGCCTTGCCGCATGGAGTGATACCTGGCGACGTCAGGGCGTCCTGCCGCTCGTCGAGACGGTGATGCGGGAACGGGACACCCGTCGCCGGCTGCTTGCGGGCCCCGACGGCGAACGGCGCCTCACCAATTACCTCCATCTTGGCGAACGCCTTCAGGAGGTCGCCAGCAGCGGACTCGAAGCGCCTCGATCCCTCGCGACCTGGCTTTCCCGCCACCGCGCCCAGGCCGCGGAGCAGCGGAACAGTCCCGAGGAAAATCTGCTCCGCCTGGAGCGCGACGCGGATGCCGTCCAGTTGGTCACCATCCATCGCAGCAAGGGCCTCGAATATCCGTTGGTGTTCTGTCCCTTCCCCGGGCGATCCGTCTCCGACCGGGGTGCCACCGCCCTTTTCCACGATCCGGCGAACGACCACCAACTGCACCACGACGTGGGCACACCGGATCTGGAGGCGCACCTCGGTTCGGCGGCTGGAGAACAGTTCGCCGAGAATGTGCGCCTGCTGTACGTCGCCCTCACCCGCGCCCGTCACCGCTGCGTGGTCGTCTGGTCCCTCGGCAAGGATGTCGAAAAGCGCGCCCTGAGCTGGCTCCTCCATCCGCCGGCGGGCGCGGACTGCCTTGATGCCACCGGCGCCCTGGAGGCTCTCCGTGCATCGCTCAAGGACCTGCCCGCTGACACCCTTCGGTCGGTGCTGGAGCAGGTTCAGAGCTCTCAGATCTGCGTTCGCCCGCTCCCCGAGCCCGACGACCGGCCGTGGACGCCCCCCGACGCCGGGCCGACCGCGCCTTCAGCCAGAACCTTCCACGGCGTGATTCGACGGGACTGGGGTTCGGCGAGCTTTAGCGCGCTGGTCCACGGCGTCGCAGTGGATCGCGCGGATGCGGACGAAGCGTCGCCCGGCGACCCTGCGGTGCCGGAGACGCCGGACCCCTCACTGCTGCCCGAATTTCGTGGAATCGCCGCGGGCATCTGTCTCCACGAGATCCTGGAAGATCCGGATTCGACCTCCCCGGATCCCGCGACGCGGTTGTGTCTGGTCGAGGAACGGCTCAAGGCCAACGGCTTCGACCCGGCGGCGATCGGCCCGCGGCTGGAGGCGCGCGTGAACGTCCTGACGAATGCGCCACTGTTTGACGCCATTGCATTGGCCGGGGTGCCGGCAGCGGATTGCCTTCGGGAAATGGAGTTTGCGCTCCCGCTGAAGCACGCATCGCCCCGGGCGATCGCCGCCGCCCTCGCCGGAGGACCGCACGGCGTGCTTGGCCCCCGTCTCGCCGCTTCGATGGAGCGACTGACCTTTCCCGACATCCGCGGCATCCTGGGAGGCTTCGTGGATCTGATCGTCCGGGCCGCCGGGCGATGGTGGCTGGTGGACTGGAAATCCAACTGGCTGGGCGCCACTCCGGAATCCTATCGGCCGGAGCGTCTGGAACAGGCCATGCTTTCGGAGCACTACGCCCTCCAATACCACCTCTACCTGCTGGCCCTGCACCGTCTGCTCCGAAACCGGATCCCGGGCTACGACTACGACCGTGACTTCGGCGGCGTGCGCTACGTGTTTTTCCGCGGGGTCTCGCCGGGAAGCCCCGGATCCGGCGTCTTTGCCGATCGCCCGGCAGGGGAACTCCTTTACCGGCTCGACGCGACGCTCCTGGAGGCCCTGCCATGA